The Candidatus Effluviviaceae Genus V sp. genome contains the following window.
GCAGAATCGTGAGAGCGATGACGCCCGGTATCTTGTTCGGTGTCATGCGCAGCATGGTGTTCGCTCCATGGTTCGGTCGGCGGGGGCTTCACCCCGCGTGTGCGTCATCTGATCCTCAGGATCCTCGTACGGGCTTGCTCACCGCCGGCTTCGAGCTCGACGAAATAGACGCCGGCGGACACGGCCCGGCCCGCGTGATCGGTGCCGTCCCAGCGGAGCGTTCCGTCCCTCGTACCGCGTCCGCACGTGAGCGTGCGGACGACCCGACCCCTCACATCGCATATCCTCACGCGCGCGGCCGTTCCCGCGCGGGGAACCGTGAACGGGATCTCCGTATGGTGGACGAAGGGGTTCGGTGCGGCCGGCCCGAGCGAGACCGGCGCCACCGGAACCCCGACCGCTCCTGAGCACGCCACGTGGACCACGGCGTCGTCCCAGCCGGCGGGGGGAAGGGGATCCCGGTGAACGTCGGTGAACCCGATCGACTGAAGGTGAACGGTCGTGCTTCCGCACTCATTCAGCGCTCTGAAACGGAAGTGCATGAGCTCGCCGGGCCCCTCGATGTAGCTCCCGGCGCCGATCAGCGTGTCGTAGCAGTGCCAGCAGCCGCTCGCGGTGTCGTACTCGGCCCCGAACCATGTCATCACGCCGCTCTGTGCGTACAGGGTCCCCTCCGTCGCCTCCACGAGCTCGAGCTTCTCGGAATCGAACGACAGGTAAAGCTCGGTCCCGGCGATCGAGTCCCCGCAGTCAGTGACCCGAAGGCTCAGCTCGAACTCCTCCTGAGGAAGCACGAGCGTCTCTGCAGGGTCGAAGACGACATACGGCGATGCGAGCGCAGGCTGGAAGAGGACCGCAAGCAGCACCGTCGCGACAACGATCGCCGCGAACAACGGTCCGTGAGTTCCTCTGGTGAACATCCTGCAATAACGGTGTTTCACGACTCCCTCCCGCTCTTCGGCATGTGCGCCGAGGTCGTCGAGCGGGGGCCGCCCGCGGGCGGCCCCCGCGTATCACACGATTACTTGAGAAGCAGCATCTTGCGCTCGCCGCGGTAGCCGGGCGCGTTCATGGTGCAGAAGTAGACGCCACTTCCGACTGCGTCGCCGCGGTCGTCCTCACCGTCCCAGGAGACGACATGCCGTCCGGCATCGCACTCCCGATCGACGAGCGTCCGCACGACGCGTCCCGTCACGTCATAGACGCGGATGGTCACCCGCGCCTCCTCCGGGACGTCGTAGGCGATCGACGTCACCGGGTTGAACGGGTTCGGCGAGTTCTGCGCGAGACGGAATGCCTTCGGAGTGACGCTGGAGCTGTAGCCCTTGAGCTCAGCCTCCAGGTCATTGTTGTCTGCGCCCCTCAGGTCGGCATCGTCGAACCGCACATCGAACTCGTCGCCGAGAGGACGGAAGTTGAGCACCGCAACCTCCCCCGAGCCTCCGATCGTCATGCCGGTTCCGAGCACGGCCAGGTCGATGGCCACGCTATTCTCTCCGGGCTCGCTCCAGAAGAAGACGGGAGCGATGGGCGAGCTCATGTCGTCCGCGAGGCGTGCCCCGACGAACTCGACCTCGGTCGGGTCGTATCCGATCGACGCCGTGAGTCCCTTCACCTCTCCCGCGTTGCCCTCAAGTCTGACCGCGATCTCGACGTCTCCTTCCATCGACCGCGTCCCGCCGAGCGCGAGCTCGAGCGGACCCTCCGCGGGTTCAGGCAGGAACGGCACGACACGCGCGCTCACCACGCCGAAGTTCATCGCGAAGATCATGAGGTCCTCGAACCCGATGAAGTTGTCGGGCGTCGGAAGCCCCAGACGGTTGTAGTCGGGATGCACCGTCGGGCCGACGTCCATCTCGTTCTCCGGCGAACCGGGCGGCGCCTGGTGATAGGTACCGCCGAGCTTGTCCATGTCGTGGAACGTCACCAGACCGTCGTAGCCCCAGCTGCCGAGCCCGTCGGCCACGTCACCCAGCCAGTAGTTGGTCGCCAGGTCCCGGGCCGTCGTCGCGGTCGGTCCGTAGTTCCGGGCCTCGTCGTAGCAGAAGGCCTGGTAGTAGTAGATGTTCCGGTCGACGATGGCGTCGGTCGCGCTCGAGCCGGAGCCGTTGTAGGCCTCCGTCCCAGTCGTCTCGTCAGCCGGGTAGTACCCACCGAGACCACCAGGCCAGCCAGCGACGAAGAGCGGATACACCGGATACTCGCCGGCGTTCGCCGATCTGCGCACCGTCACGCCCGCAAGGACGTAGTTGTCGGTGCCCATCGCCCAGCTGAGCTCGCACTTCTGGTGCCCCGGCGCCGCGTCGAAATCTGCGACCGCGCTCGGCGGGGTGTTGTCGGCCGTGATGTCATCTGAGTCGGAGGCCGTGTTTCCGATGGCATCCGTCGCCGTCACGGTGACCGTGACCACGCCGTCGGACGGCGTGCAGGTCACCGAGGCGAGGTCCCA
Protein-coding sequences here:
- a CDS encoding T9SS type A sorting domain-containing protein, which translates into the protein MKHRYCRMFTRGTHGPLFAAIVVATVLLAVLFQPALASPYVVFDPAETLVLPQEEFELSLRVTDCGDSIAGTELYLSFDSEKLELVEATEGTLYAQSGVMTWFGAEYDTASGCWHCYDTLIGAGSYIEGPGELMHFRFRALNECGSTTVHLQSIGFTDVHRDPLPPAGWDDAVVHVACSGAVGVPVAPVSLGPAAPNPFVHHTEIPFTVPRAGTAARVRICDVRGRVVRTLTCGRGTRDGTLRWDGTDHAGRAVSAGVYFVELEAGGEQARTRILRIR